Proteins found in one Miscanthus floridulus cultivar M001 chromosome 4, ASM1932011v1, whole genome shotgun sequence genomic segment:
- the LOC136552169 gene encoding homeobox-leucine zipper protein HOX6-like has protein sequence MDGEDDVPEWMMEVGGGAGGKGGKGGGGALDKNKKRFSEEQIKSLESMFATQTKLEPRQKLQLARELDLQPRQVAIWFQNKRARWKSKQLEREYSALRDDYDTLLCSYESLKKEKHALLKQLEKLAEMLHEPRGKYGGNADAGAGDDVRSGVGGMKEELTDAAGAALYSSEGGGAGKFAHFTDDDVGALFRPSPQPIAAGFTSSGPPEHQPFQFHSSCWPSSTTEQTCSGSQWWEFESLSE, from the exons ATGGACGGCGAGGACGACGTGCCGGAGTGGATGATGGAGGTGGGCGGCGGGGCCGGAGGGAAGGGAGgaaaaggcggcggcggcgcgctggACAAGAACAAGAAGCGCTTCAGCGAGGAGCAGATCAAGTCGCTGGAGTCCATGTTCGCGACGCAGACCAAGCTGGAGCCCCGGCAGAAGCTGCAGCTGGCGCGGGAGCTCGACCTGCAGCCGCGCCAGGTCGCCATCTGGTTCCAGAACAAGCGCGCGCGCTGGAAGTCCAAGCAGCTGGAGCGCGAGTACTCCGCGCTCCGCGACGACTACGACACGCTCCTCTGTAGCTACGAGTCCCTCAAGAAGGAGAAGCACGCGCTCCTCAAGCAG CTGGAGAAGCTGGCGGAGATGCTGCACGAGCCGCGGGGCAAGTACGGCGGCAATGCGGACGCCGGCGCCGGGGACGACGTGCGCTCGGGCGTCGGTGGCATGAAGGAGGAGTTAACGGACGCCGCTGGGGCCGCGCTCTACTCGTCCGAGGGCGGTGGCGCTGGCAAGTTCGCGCACTTCACGGACGACGACGTGGGAGCCCTCTTCCGGCCGTCTCCGCAGCCGATCGCAGCAGGCTTCACGTCGTCGGGGCCGCCGGAGCACCAGCCGTTCCAGTTCCACTCCAGCTGCTGGCCATCGTCGACGACGGAGCAGACCTGCAGCGGCTCGCAATGGTGGGAATTCGAGTCCCTCAGTGAGTGA
- the LOC136550045 gene encoding EIN3-binding F-box protein 2-like: MPPNLIEIVCMAGNMRQSSCLRTAYESCNNIRLGYSNYQSRILPQDLINELPEACIAEIFRHVENPEDRQSCASVCWRWANVLVSQRPNFWGPFSVHQAVHPCLHLSNVYDVKLAAAVVDICARDVVTDLDLHCAPCGAVVDGVPRLTDSAIRFVTSACRNLKSVCLVDCLSLTDKAARIIASNCPALENLVMLQSSISDDGLSQVAKQCRNLKFLRIEGCLSITEASLRALVQYAKRLESLTLGSCPQIGQDAILSLLMNQPYLDKLELKGMMTGESHINFARQSSALHQLCLFRQLSSLILVKCPGLRNLGMLNFARIHFRLLRHLVIDDCRGVTELGLKWLLGNAMNPTKLKTIKLVRFLFFTYKAAIEVMSLISSTIESMIMDSCDFGMIMPHYLDEAVACECPKLKVISMEHCERTMELLLLWVNMVCRGLKELRLVGFPARGQASHMELILSGILHSNGITKVELQSYHLTDRHVCIVAQSCQGALQELILGECPNIRGNFVVCLRESCPNLIKLTLNHIQISDVQIRILMLVGFHQLEEFSLMECPLITDRLLAILHASTLPNLKRINLSGCPNVTQEAVAIYQRRWEIEY, translated from the coding sequence ATGCCACCAAATCTGATCGAAATTGTTTGTATGGCAGGAAACATGAGGCAATCAAGCTGCCTTAGAACTGCTTATGAATCCTGTAACAATATAAGACTAGGTTATTCCAATTATCAATCAAGAATTCTTCCACAGGACTTGATAAATGAGCTGCCAGAAGCTTGCATAGCTGAAATATTCAGGCATGTGGAAAACCCAGAAGATCGGCAGTCATGTGCCTCTGTCTGTTGGAGATGGGCCAACGTATTGGTCTCTCAGCGGCCAAACTTTTGGGGCCCCTTCAGTGTTCATCAAGCCGTTCACCCTTGCCTGCATCTGTCTAACGTTTATGACGTCAAGCTTGCAGCGGCTGTTGTTGACATATGCGCAAGGGATGTGGTGactgatcttgatcttcattgtGCACCATGTGGGGCTGTTGTTGATGGAGTTCCACGGCTCACTGATAGTGCTATCCGTTTTGTAACCAGTGCATGCCGCAATCTGAAGTCAGTTTGTCTCGTTGACTGTCTCTCTCTCACGGATAAAGCTGCCAGGATCATTGCTTCAAACTGCCCTGCATTAGAAAATCTCGTTATGTTACAGTCTTCAATCAGTGATGATGGTCTTTCTCAGGTTGCTAAGCAATGCAGAAACCTGAAGTTCCTCCGTATCGAAGGGTGCTTGTCCATAACTGAGGCATCTCTAAGAGCCCTTGTGCAGTATGCCAAGAGACTTGAGTCTCTTACTCTGGGAAGCTGCCCTCAAATTGGGCAAGATGCCATCTTGTCTTTACTGATGAACCAACCTTATCTGGACAAGCTTGAGCTCAAGGGCATGATGACTGGAGAATCACATATAAATTTTGCTAGACAATCATCAGCCCTCCATCAATTATGCTTATTTCGCCAGCTCTCTAGCCTCATCCTGGTGAAATGCCCAGGTTTACGGAACCTAGGCATGCTTAACTTTGCTAGAATTCACTTTCGATTGCTACGACATTTGGTAATTGATGACTGCAGGGGAGTGACAGAACTTGGCTTGAAGTGGCTGTTGGGCAATGCCATGAATCCCACTAAGCTTAAGACCATTAAACTTGTCAGGTTCCTATTTTTTACATATAAAGCTGCAATAGAAGTTATGTCCTTGATCAGCAGTACAATTGAATCAATGATTATGGATTCATGTGATTTTGGCATGATAATGCCACACTATCTTGATGAAGCTGTGGCCTGTGAGTGTCCCAAGCTGAAGGTGATCAGTATGGAGCACTGTGAGAGAACTATGGAGCTGCTCTTATTATGGGTCAACATGGTGTGTCGTGGGCTTAAGGAGCTTAGGCTCGTTGGCTTTCCAGCACGTGGTCAGGCTTCTCATATGGAACTCATTTTAAGTGGCATCCTGCACAGCAATGGGATCACAAAGGTTGAACTGCAATCCTACCATTTGACAGACAGGCATGTTTGCATTGTAGCTCAATCATGCCAGGGAGCTCTGCAGGAACTTATATTGGGTGAATGCCCGAACATCCGGGGCAACTTTGTCGTGTGTCTCAGAGAGTCTTGCCCCAATCTAATCAAGTTGACCTTGAATCATATTCAAATCAGCGATGTCCAAATCAGGATTCTTATGCTTGTAGGATTTCACCAACTTGAGGAGTTTAGTTTAATGGAGTGCCCCTTGATCACTGATAGGTTACTAGCTATCTTACATGCATCAACCTTGCCCAACCTGAAGAGAATCAATTTGTCAGGTTGCCCTAATGTCACCCAGGAGGCTGTTGCCATTTACCAGCGTCGCTGGGAAATCGAGTACTAA
- the LOC136552170 gene encoding small ribosomal subunit protein bTHXm-like, which produces MAMRLAPAAAFVRRLVPARPPVPVLAAASTAEAEAVTCGRGDKKTKRGKRFKGSYGNARPKREKKIERIKDRVEVPRSTPWPLPFKLI; this is translated from the coding sequence ATGGCGATGCGGTTGGCACCGGCCGCCGCGTTCGTGCGGCGCCTGGTTCCGGCGCGCCCACCAGTACCCGTACTGGCGGCGGCATCtacggcggaggcggaggcggtgacGTGCGGGCGCGGGGACAAGAAAACCAAGCGCGGGAAGCGGTTCAAGGGCTCCTACGGCAACGCACGGCCCAAGCGGGAGAAGAAGATTGAGCGCATCAAGGACCGCGTCGAGGTGCCCCGCTCCACACCCTGGCCCCTCCCCTTCAAGCTTATCTGA